A region of the Columba livia isolate bColLiv1 breed racing homer chromosome 23, bColLiv1.pat.W.v2, whole genome shotgun sequence genome:
CATGAGGTCCCCACAAGGACCTCACAAGCACCGCTGGATCCGACCATTCATAACCAGCGAGTCTGTGGAAAAGGAATCTTACATCATGTTCATTCTGGAGCAGGGGACatactcttcctcctcctcctcctctcgcTAAGTGGGAAGCTGGAAAAGCGCAGTGAATCGCTGCCAGGAGcaccttggaaagaaaaaggctggGTTTAGGCTTATCTAATGTCACATCAGCCATTTCCGAAGAAGAGAACAAATTTAATTAAGAGCACAGGCTCACTCAAGGACAGGCGGGTTACGTGCAGCCCGCACACCTCGCAACGCGGCGCTGAGAGGTCGGCATCGCGCGTGCGGAGGGCGAGAAACCCAAATGTCCCAGGCCCGGCTGGTTATTTGGGATCCAACGCAGACGCCCCCGGGCACAGAACCATGGCTCGCTGCAGGGGCACAAAGGCTGCCAGAGGGGACGAAAAAGGGGATAAAACGGGGTATGAGAAGCAAGCGGAGAGGGGAAAAGTCAATGCggggagcaggaagaggggggaaaaggCAGATCTTGGGCATGGTAACAAGCCCAGGGCAGACACTGGTAGCAGAGGATTCCTACAGAGACTTTCCTGGCTGCAAACACGGGGAGGACCCGTCCAACCGGCGAGCACTGGGGTGTGCGGAGCCCACGCTGGTTGCAGGGGCGCACGCTGCCCCTGCCGGGCTCCCGTCTGCACCAAACACACTGCACAGAGCCAAGTTTTTGGCAATAAAGGACGATTTCAGGCACAAGCGTGTTCATACTAGACCCTGGGCAGTAGGAGCAGGTAGAGTCGCTTCGGAACGGTTTTtatatcagaaatagtgtgggcAGCGATCatccccctgtgctgggcactggggagacTAAACTgcgaatcctgggggcagttttgggcccctcgtgccaagaaaacccttgaggtgctggagcgagtggagagaagggaacggagctggtgaggggctggagcacaagtgtgatggagcggctgagggacctggggggttcagctggagaacaggagctgaggggagaccttctgatctctgaactgcctgaaaggagcttggagccaggggggtcgggctctgctccccaggaacaagcgccaggagcagaggaaacggcctcaagttgcgccaggggaggttgaggttggatctgggaacaatttcttccccaaagggctgtggggcattgaacaggctgcccagggcagtgctggagtcaccatctctctGCTGTACCTGTGCCATGGTTCTGACAAACCAGGTGCTCTGTTATCAGCACTGAGAATCTCAAAACTCAGTCATACCCTCCACCAGCCGCTGCTGTACAGTTTCCCCACCTCTGCAACAAACCCATTAGCTTCCATTAGCACGTGGAAAATGAATGTTGCCCTGAAGACAGGCAGCAAAGGGAACACACAGTCCACAGCTCCGGTGTGCGGATTAAAAGCACCTGTGCTGCGCGCTGCCCACGGGGGCGGGGGCTCGGCAGGGCCAGCCCCTCCCAGCACGCTGCTGCGTGCACCCAGCGCAGTCAGGAAACGCAGCTGAAGGGCAAGAAGCTGGTTCGCTGCTCTGTCTCGTTTCTGATGGAAAAACAGAGATAGAGGGAAAGAAACCACCCAGGCTGCTCTATAAATACATCTCATTTTAATTACTTCGAATTAGCTCCTTGGCCTCCGCCCCCCGCTGCACAGATCAGTCTTCTCCAGCGCAGCAGTGACGGTGAGATCCTTGCGCTTGTTTCCAGCCCATTGGCAGCGCAGCCGGGGCGGCAGAGCCCaacccagggctggcaggagggaaggagatGCCCTTGGAGGCCAAAGCTGGACCAGCCGCTCCGTGGCCTTCCCAGGAGCGGGgaccagcaacagcagcagtcCCATTCTTCCACTTCTGGGTGGTCCCCGCTCAGAACTACCAAGAGCAGCTTTAGCCTCTCAAACACAATCACCAGGGAGAAAAGACAGAGGATCTCCGAATACTTCTACGAAGTCACGTCTTTGGAAGGCTTCGCGGATTCTCCTTGCCCCCAAGAAATCCCCAGTACGCAGCTGCTCGCCGTCAGGGCTTGAAACGGGGCCAGGAGAGCGAACCTTCCCGGCGAAACCCACGTCAGCAGCCGGGGAGGAGCAGAGGGGCTCCCGTCAGAAGAACTTGACACCTCGGCCATCGTCCAGCGTGATAATTTCAGCCTTGTGCTCTTGCTGCAAGGCTTGCAGGGCGCGGAGCAGCATCGCCTCGTCTAAGCCGTGGAACTCTAGGGAAGGACAGAGGTGATAATCGCATCAGGAAACAAAGAGGCTGATAAATCAGGGATTGGTGGCAGTGGAGCGGAGGGCCCCGAAAGCACCTTCCAGACTCCAGCACCGTAACACTACGGCAAATCTGGAGTCACGGCTACACCGACGGGCTCATCGCCACCTTGGTGCATCAGGAACAAAGCCTGAAGGTCAACAAGACAGAAGGGAATGAGTCACAGCAGCCTCAAAggcatcaaaacaaaacagcagataAAGAGCATGGGGCGGTTTAAAACATAAACAGTGATAACAAAGGGAGACGCAAAGTGGTAAAAAAGATTCAGAGCGGAATTTGCCAGTGGTGGTCGGTGCGAGCCGGAATAAGcaattttgaagtatttaatcAACAAGGCTATAAACTGACAATCAACTGTTTACGCACTCAAGTGTGCTCTGAAAAGCCGCTCTGGATCGTAACGTGTGACGTTACCTTCATTCTGTGTGTCATCTCCGCTGGCCAGTTCGTACAGCGTGAATACGGAGTTGGTCAAGCCGTTCTTCGACACCTGGAAACGCAAAAATCAATGTAGCAAGTCTCATCGTGGGACCTGACGTCCTCAACGCGATCTCTCGCACTTCTCAGTGCAAGCTGCAATGTGGGCAGCACTCAATGAGCAAAAACAGCCTGGAAacactgtggggcactggagAGTCAAGAAATGACACATAAAGAAACTTAAAAGGTTCCTTTCCGCGCCCTTCTGCTCTTTCTGTCGGTGTGTTTCGCAATAAGGATTTATGCTGCACAAAAACAACGCAGCAACACTGCTCTGTCCTCACTATGGAATAAGAAGCAGTGGGAGCCGTGATTGTGCATCCGCTGCTCAAACTGCACCTTACACAGCGACTAACGTCTCTGCAACAGAGAGAAATGGAGGAGGGCACGTGAAAGCAGCgaggaagcaagagagaaacatTCCAGCGGCCTTTTTCACAAACGGCAGCCGGTACCACCCGTTCTCCCGACACAGAGCCTGGTCTGCGGGGCGAGACAGCTCCTACGTTCTCACCCACTGATAGATGAGCTTCCCCCATTCTTCTGGTCTTCTCCACATGATcagaaaactggttttgttcttaTCTAACCACTCCAGGTTTCCTGAAACCAACAGGGAAAAGGTGTTTAGCCAAAGCACAAGTTTACAGTAACAATCAAACCTGCAGATTTTATGACATGGGCCAGACATTACACCCACGGGCAGCTCCAGGCGCTCGGCTTGTGCCaaattagaatcacagaaggtgCCAAGTTGGACCCACAGGTTCATGGAGTCCAAccgctgtccctgcacaggacgccccacaggtcaccccgtgtgtctgaggatgttccagtctcttcttgaacactgtcaggttggggctgtgacagctccctgggagcctgttcagtgtccagcacccctTTCCTAAATATCTCTCTAGGTGTACAGAATTTCATCTATATTTGAGCCCCACACCCCCTCCCACAGCCTCTCCTGCCCCCGAAACGCTGCAGTTTGGCTCTCGGGTGCAGGTGACCCCGAGAATCTGTGGGCAGGGAGGTTTGTGGGTTGGGTGAACCCCAGGTGGTGGGATGGAGCCTGCCTGGCAGCTATGGgtcagacagacagacagatggacagacagacaggcagactgacagacagatggatggacggacagaCAGGCAGGCAGCACCCACCGTTTTTGcgcagctcctccagcaccacCTGGACGGACTCCAACGGGagcttccctgggcaggggTTAAGGAGCTTCTGACCCATTGAGGGCGGAGAGGGAGGGCCCTGGGTGACAGGAGCGGGGACGGCGGGGCTgaggggacagcggggctgAGGGGGACAGCGGGGCTGAGGGGGACGGCGGGGCCCTGGGGGGACGGCGGGGCCCTGGGGGGACGGCGGGGCCCTGGGGGGACGGCGGGGCTGAGGGGGGACGGCGGGGCTGAggggggacagcggggctgaggggggacagcggggctgaggggacagcggggctgAGGGGGGACGGCGGGGCCCTGGGGGGACGGCGGGGCCCTGGGGGGACGGCGGGGCCCTGGGGGGACGGCGGCCCCCGAAGGATACGCTGCAGGCGGTGGTTGGTGAACAGCGGGCTGTCCTGGGCCTCCCGCACCGTCATGGCGGGCAGGCGCTGCCGCTGGCTGTAGGCGAGGGCCAGCGCGCACCAGGCCGAGAGCTGTTTCTGCCGCGTCTCGCCGTTGGGCTGCAGCCTGCGGGGGCTCCGCTCGGTCACCGGGGCTCCCGGTAcacccagcccggccccgctctCCCCCCGGTCCCATCCCCGCACCCCCGGTCCCGTCCCGGTCCCGCTCTCACGTGAAGAAGGGCGGGAAGTTGTACTGCCAGGGCCACGCGAAGCTCATCGCCGCCACCGGAACAGCCGGAACCGCCGCCGCCTTCCGCGCCGCTTccggcccgccccgccgagCCCCGCCCTCCCGCGAGGACACGCCTCCATACGCAGCCCCGCCCCTACGAGGCCCAGCCCCCTCGCCAAGCCACGCCCCGCCGAACCCCACCCTACTGCGAGGCCACGCCTTCCTACGCAGCCCCGCCCCACACCGCCCCGCCCATGTGAAAGCCACGCCCTCTTGGAGCCCCATCCCGCCCCCACGAAGCCCCGCCCCGAggcgccccgccccgcggcccagcccctgcccggTTGCCGGTTGCCGGTCCCCGGTGCCACCGGGAGGCGTGCGGGGGCTCCGGCCGcgcccagcgctgccccgcTGCCGCCCCGAGGCCGTGCCGGGGCGGCGCTGGCGGCAGGAACGGGCGGTGGAAGAACCAGCACCAAGCATGGGGGAATAAGCGTTTAATCCGCAGCCCCGGGGCCGGCGGTTGAGCCGGGAGGGGCGCGGGAAGCACCGCCGGCGGCACAGCGGGAACCAGTATGTGCCGGTAACCCCGGGACCCCCTCCCCGGGGCACCTCAATTCCCGGGGCCTGCGGAGCTGCTCAAGCAGCCGGTGGCCCCGCAGCCCTGGGGCAGAACCGTGGGGCAGCTCCCGGGTGTAGAGCTGCCACTGCCCGTTTTTTGCCCGTTTTCTGCCCATTTTTTCCCATCGCAGGCGGGACAGCGGGCAATCAGCCACCCCACGCTGCAGCACTAAGCCTGGGCTTTGCCGTCCTTGCTGCGCCAGATGACCAGGGTGACCAGGAAGGGGATGAGGCAGATGGGGGCGATGATCATGGGCAGCAGCACGTCCTGGGGGGGGTCAAAGACCTGGTGCTGCAGGGTGCAGTTGTGGAAGTAGCGGCGGTGGCTGCGGAAGATGTACTGCTCGGCCAGCGCGTTGGGGTAGCCGTAGTGCAGGTGGTCAGCCCAGTCCTCCAGGCAGGCCTGCAGCAGGCTGTAGGGCCTGGGGAGAGAGCAGCGGGGTGCTGGGAGGGGACggggacatgtggggacacGGCGGAAGACACCAGAGACACTGACCCGCCGGGTGGCACCaagcagcacccagcagctTGTCCTGCACCCACTGCCCGCACCAGCTGGAGCTGCCAGAGGGGAAGGTGGCCCTGGGTCCCTGGAACCAGGAGCTGGTGACCCATAAGCACAGCCTGGGGGCTCTGCccacatagaatcattttggttggaaaagcccctcaagctcattgagtccaactattaacccacccctggcactgccccatgtcctgagaacctcatgtctgtctgtccagccctccagggctggtgactccagcactgccctgggcagcctgttccaatgccccacagccctttggggaagaaattgttcccagatccaacctcaacctcccctggtgcaacttgaggccgtttcctctgctcctggcgcttgttcctggggagcagagcccgacccccctggctccaagctcctttcaggcagttcagagatcagaaggtctccccatCAATCACTCTCTTCTCTCTCGGGAAATGGTCCACTCGTGTGGCCGTGAGGACAGAGAAGCCACAGGCAATACCCCCACCAAAGTGTCTCTCCAGCCATCCCCCCACCCCGTACCTGCTGATGACCTTCCACTCGCACAGCTCCGACACTGTCACGTTCCTCATCAGGTCGACAAAGAACTCCCAGCACTTCTGTGTGATGTTGGTGTACGTCTCCTCTGCAGGGGAAAGGCGCTGAGCACGGGCACTGCGCCCCTGCCACAGCCTGTCCCTGCTCGCAGGTGACACCTGGCACCCGGCCCCACGGGGGGACACAGGCACAGTGCGGGGCTGGACCCCACGGCAGCCCCGGTGCGATGCTGGGAGCACGGCGGGACAGGCTGCTGCCGGTGCCTCCGCTGTGACCAGCACCAGGGAAGGCTCCATGGCACAACCAGCCTGTTTTGGGGACAGCCAGAGAGCATGTGCCAAGGAGAAAGGGGGGTCACCCTGCGGCCCTGCACTCACCCACGAGCTGGGCTGTCCAGTTGAACACGGCCACGGGTGGGCTCGTCCTGGCGTCCTGGCCAAAGCCCTCCGCCTCGGCACCCACATGGCAGAGCCCGGTCCCCAGGAGCGCTGCAGAGGGCAGGGGACGGGGTCAGCGGGGGACGGGGCTGTCTGGGGCTGTGGGTCACAGCACAGGGGTGAGCTTTGCCCCCCACCCATGGGGAGCCGGCGCTGGGGGCCGCCCCATCGCCCTGGGCAGCTGTGTCACAGCTGGACGGCGCTAGGGCAGGAAGAGGAAGCGCTGG
Encoded here:
- the RAMP2 gene encoding receptor activity-modifying protein 2, with amino-acid sequence MAPCAQTGSGRLSRGLLLLWALLGTGLCHVGAEAEGFGQDARTSPPVAVFNWTAQLVEETYTNITQKCWEFFVDLMRNVTVSELCEWKVISRPYSLLQACLEDWADHLHYGYPNALAEQYIFRSHRRYFHNCTLQHQVFDPPQDVLLPMIIAPICLIPFLVTLVIWRSKDGKAQA
- the VPS25 gene encoding vacuolar protein-sorting-associated protein 25 — its product is MSFAWPWQYNFPPFFTLQPNGETRQKQLSAWCALALAYSQRQRLPAMTVREAQDSPLFTNHRLQRKLPLESVQVVLEELRKNGNLEWLDKNKTSFLIMWRRPEEWGKLIYQWVSKNGLTNSVFTLYELASGDDTQNEEFHGLDEAMLLRALQALQQEHKAEIITLDDGRGVKFF